The Deinococcus malanensis genomic sequence GGGAAGGGTTCCGGCAGGTGTCGGTGCTCAGCACCGAAGCCGATGTCGGCCCGGCCCGGGTGGTGCGGGAGCGGCTGTACAACAACCTGCGGCACGAGACCGGCCCGTTCGATTTCATCGGGGACGTGCACGGCTGCCTGGAGGAACTGCGCGACCTGCTCGGGAAGCTGGGGTACGAGACCGCGGATAACCTGTCGGTGACGCCTCCCAAGGGGCGCAAGGCGGTGTTCGTGGGGGACCTGGTGGACCGGGGGCCGGACACGCCGGGCGTGCTGCGCCTGGTAATGGGCATGGTCGCCGCGGGGACGGCGCTATGTGTGCCGGGGAACCACGACATCAAGCTGATGCGGGCGTTGCAGGGGCGTAAGGTGACCGTGTCGCACGGCCTGGAACAGTCCCTGGAGCAGCTGGCCGCCGAACCGCTCGAGTTCCGCAGGGAGGTCGCGTCGTTCATCGAGGGCCTGATCAGCCATTACGTCCTGGATGGCGGCCGGGTGGTCGTCGCGCACGCGGGCATGAAGGCGGTGTACCAGGGCCGCGCGTCGGGCCGGGTGCGGGAGTTCGCGCTGTACGGGGAGACGACCGGCGAGACGGACGAGTTCGGGCTGCCGGTCCGCTGGGACTGGGCGGCAGAGTACCGCGGGGAGGCGCGGGTGGTGTACGGTCACACGCCCGTTCCGGTGGCCGAGTGGCTCAACCGCACCATCGACATCGACACCGGCTGTGTGTTCGGGGGGAGCCTGAGTGCGCTGCGCTATCCGGAACTGGAGCTGGTCAGTGTGCCGGCGCGGCAGGTGTATGCTCAGCCGGTCCGCCTGCTACTGCCGGAAGGGGATGCACCTTCAGCCCAGCAGGCGCACGACGAGCTGCTGAACCTGGAGGACGTCACCGGCAAGCGCAGCATCGAGACGCGCCTGCGCGGACGCGTCACGGTGCACGAGGACGAGGCCGCCGCTGCACTGGAAACCCTCAGCCGCTTCGCGGTGGATCCGCGCTGGCTGGTGTACCTGCCGCCCACCATGAGCCCGAGCGAGACGAGTGGGCGCGAAGGGTTCCTGGAGTACCCGGCCGAGGCCTTCGATCACTACCGCCGGGCCGGGGTCGAGCGGGTGGTCTGTCAGGAGAAGCACATGGGATCGCGCGCCGTCCTGGTCGTCGCGCGGGACGCGGCAGCGGCGCGGGCCAGATTCGGCGTGCAGGACGGCCGCTCAGGCGTCGTATACACCCGGTCGGGCCGGGCGTTCTTCGAGGATGCGGCCCTGGAAGCGGAGGTCATTGATCGCGCCCGTGCAGCCCTGGACGCCAGCGGCCTGTGGGAGGAGCTGCATTCGGACTGGGTGGTGCTGGACGCGGAGATCCTGCCCTGGTCACTGAAAGCGGGTGAGCTGATCCGCCGGCAGTACGCGGCGGTAGGCAGTGCGGCGGCCGCGACCTTCCCGGCGGAAGTGCAGGCGCTGGAGGCCGCCGTGGCCCGCGGCCTGCCTCTCGCGGATCTGCTGAACCGCACCCGGGAGCGTGAGACGTTGACCACGGCCTATGTGTCGGCGTACCGGCAGTACGTCCGCCGGGTGACGTCCCTGGCAGACATCCAGGTGGCGCCGTTCCACCTGCTGGCGAGTGAGGGCGGCGTGCATGTGGACCGGGACCACGTGTGGCACTTTCAGGCCCTGGCGCGCCTCGCGGAGGTGGACCCGGTGTTCATCGCGACGGGTCACCGGGAGGTGGATCTGAACGACCCGGAGGGCGTCGCGGTGGCCGAGCAGTGGTGGCTGGACCTCACCGCGGGGGGCGGGGAGGGTATGGTCGTCAAACCGCTCGGGTTCGTGGCGCGCGGCAAAAAGGGGCTGGTGCAGCCGGCGGTGAAAGTGCGGGGGCGCGAGTACCTGCGGATCATCTACGGGCCGGAGTACACCCAGGCCGGGAACCTGGAGCGCCTGCGGGCCCGGGGTTTGAACGGCAAGCGGTCGCGGGCCCTGCGGGAGTTCGCGCTGGGCGTCGAGGCCCTTGAGCGCTTCGTGCGGCGCGAACCGTTGCGGCGGATCCACGAGTGCGTGTTCGGGGTGAGTGCCCTGGAGAGCGAACCCCTGGACCCGAGGCTGTAATGGGCTTGGGAGGAGAGGATCGCCTCACGGTTCCGCTTTACGGTCTGAGGGGCCGCCGCATGGCCGCAGCCCAGTCCCTTACGGCCGCCGGACAGCGAGTGGGAGCGCAAAGAACGCGTCGAAGCGCTCGACCGATTGCCCGTTCACAGTGCGTCCAATCCGGAAATCCACCAGCACCTGCCCGGTCTTTTCGAGGCGCATGATGGACAGGTTCGCCACCCGGACGGTCGCCTGGTTCAGGTTGCCGTCTTCGAACAGCCAGCCGTGCCCGGCCCGGGGGCCGAGAGGGTCGTTGGACGTCACCTCGAACGTCTCGCCGGGCCTGGTCCAGCCGTAGGGGGTGCGGACCCGGTTCTGGCGCGGGTCGAGCACCAGTCCGCTAAGGCCTTCCAGACCCCGCCCTCCCTGGAACAGCAGCGTGCCGTCGGTTCGGCGGGTGATCGTCAGGGTGGCGCGGCCAAAAGCGGTATATGCGGGTTTCACGTCCAGGAAGCGCTGGTACTCCTCACGGGTCACCCCGAAGCGCGGGTCGTACGGGAGGGGCTCACCGGGGGCCGCGTTCCGGACCTGCTCAAGGAACCAGTCACGGTGCGTCCGGGCGGCGTCCTGCATACGCCGGCCAATGTCGAGGATGTCGGGTGGGTACGTGGGCGTCAGCAGGTCGACCGTGACCCGGCCGCTGGGCAGCAGGGTCTGGACCGGTGGCGGCGCCGCAGCGCTGACGGTGGACAGCAGCGTGGCCAGCAGGGGAGGCAGGACCCGGTTCATGCTCCTATTGAATGGGCGGGCGGCGGGGGCATGGTCCTTCCATAAGAAATGGTGGAGACGAAGGGGTCAGATAGCGGGCTTCACAGGGGGATGCTGGTCCATGGTCTGATGGTGGAGCAGCTGGCGCGGAACGCTTCAATGATGCGCGTCACTTCACCGATCGTGGTGGTGTCACGCAACTGGTCCAGGTAGAGGTTCCGTGCAGCGACCCTTTCAGCCTTAAACGCCCAGTACAGGCCCATCAGGGGGTTGATGAACAGCTTGGAGGTTCGGGTGGCGGTCGTCGTGTGGTGATCCCCGAAGTGTCCTTCGACGGCGTCCAGGACAGAGGAGGACACGATGCTCGGGAAGTCTGGCATCCGTTCGTGCACGAAGGTGAGGGCCTCGCGGTACCGCTGGACTTCGGGCATGTCCGGGGTAAGGCTCCACGCGCCCAGGTACGCGCCCTGCCGGGTGAGGTCCGCCACGGCTTCCAGGTACTGGGCGTGCGCCACGCCGTGGAAGGTGTCCACTCCGAAGCCCAGGCAGACCAGCAGCTTCTGCTCCACACCATCCAGCTCCTGCATCACGGCGAGACTGACCGCGTCTTCCTCCGGGGTGCCGAGACCGGCCTCATCACCCCGCATGAGGCT encodes the following:
- a CDS encoding DUF1152 domain-containing protein, which translates into the protein MTPSALLPPIFSRFDQARTVLLAGAGGGYDLFCGLPLYFALTGLGKQVILANFSFTSLDLTQARQLGDALYEVRPDTRSDLRYFPEVHLARWLANQSHPQSIYAFPRTGVRPLRSAYEQLVELFEVDTVLLVDGGTDSLMRGDEAGLGTPEEDAVSLAVMQELDGVEQKLLVCLGFGVDTFHGVAHAQYLEAVADLTRQGAYLGAWSLTPDMPEVQRYREALTFVHERMPDFPSIVSSSVLDAVEGHFGDHHTTTATRTSKLFINPLMGLYWAFKAERVAARNLYLDQLRDTTTIGEVTRIIEAFRASCSTIRPWTSIPL
- a CDS encoding polynucleotide kinase-phosphatase, whose amino-acid sequence is MTTIHLPELCLVALIGASGSGKTTLSRQLFAPGEVLSSDAFRLMVANDENAQDATRDAFDSLYFVARKRLARGLLTVIDATNVQADARKRIVSLAKEFDVLPVAIVLDLPEDTLLERHRARTDRPFGAHVIGQQVGHLRRSLRKLQGEGFRQVSVLSTEADVGPARVVRERLYNNLRHETGPFDFIGDVHGCLEELRDLLGKLGYETADNLSVTPPKGRKAVFVGDLVDRGPDTPGVLRLVMGMVAAGTALCVPGNHDIKLMRALQGRKVTVSHGLEQSLEQLAAEPLEFRREVASFIEGLISHYVLDGGRVVVAHAGMKAVYQGRASGRVREFALYGETTGETDEFGLPVRWDWAAEYRGEARVVYGHTPVPVAEWLNRTIDIDTGCVFGGSLSALRYPELELVSVPARQVYAQPVRLLLPEGDAPSAQQAHDELLNLEDVTGKRSIETRLRGRVTVHEDEAAAALETLSRFAVDPRWLVYLPPTMSPSETSGREGFLEYPAEAFDHYRRAGVERVVCQEKHMGSRAVLVVARDAAAARARFGVQDGRSGVVYTRSGRAFFEDAALEAEVIDRARAALDASGLWEELHSDWVVLDAEILPWSLKAGELIRRQYAAVGSAAAATFPAEVQALEAAVARGLPLADLLNRTRERETLTTAYVSAYRQYVRRVTSLADIQVAPFHLLASEGGVHVDRDHVWHFQALARLAEVDPVFIATGHREVDLNDPEGVAVAEQWWLDLTAGGGEGMVVKPLGFVARGKKGLVQPAVKVRGREYLRIIYGPEYTQAGNLERLRARGLNGKRSRALREFALGVEALERFVRREPLRRIHECVFGVSALESEPLDPRL